Sequence from the Paraburkholderia acidiphila genome:
TTTCTCGGAAAAACTGGAAACAACATTCGGACGGTGCTGGACTATGCCAAGCAATTCCCGTGTGTGCTTCTTCTGGATGAATTTGATTCTATTGCCAAGCGTCGCGACGACGAGTCTGATGTCGGTGAATTGAAGCGCCTGGTAACGGTGCTATTACAGGCTGTTGATGGGTGGCCCGATTCTTCATTGTTGATCGCCGCGACGAATCACGAGGAGCTGCTTGATCCTGCAGTGTGGCGAAGGTTTGAGCTGCTTCTAAATTTTGACCTCCCGTCGCGTGACGGAGTGCGCGACTATCTGCTTGCCAGCCAGATCGAGCCACGACTCGCAGCGAAGCTCAGCGAGCTGTTGCAGGGGCAGACATACGCGCGTCTTGAAAAAATCGTTAATGCAGCGCGCAAGGCCGCTATTCTGGACAACGTGCGATTTGAAGATGGTCTATGCAAGACCGTTATCGAACAGCTTAAAGACACCTTGAAATTGTCTGATGAAAAGACGCTGGAGATCATATCATTGCATCTGCAGGGGTTGACCCAGCGTGAAATTGCCAAGCGCGTCGGGCTGGCGCATTCGACTGTCGGGCGGCAAATAAGATCGATCTTCGGGGATAGAGATGACGAATAAGAATCTATTGATTGGCTACGGGGAGACGCTCGTATCGCCTGTAACGCTTAAACACGGCGGGGGCGACAAGCGGTATCCCTATGAATTTCAGGCCATCAGGCCGCGGCTGTCGACGCTGATCGATGCAGCGGCCGATCAGGTCGGGACGGCGAACCCGGCAACGGTGCCTCATGGTGAAGCGGTCGTCGAAGTGACGCTGCATCCGGCTTTTCTGGCAAAGAGCTATTTCCCCCGGCAACTGCTCAACGAGTTCGATCTCCGGCATGTCGGCAGCAAGGGGCGCTTCATCCGGCCGCAAGTGTCGTTGCGCAAGGATCCGCCGGAAGGTGGGGAGTCGGCGCCGGTCCTGTTTGTCGCGGGGACGCAAAGTAGCCTGAGGGCGCTTGAGGGGGGCCTCTGGAGCGAACGGCTGCCCGCCGCGTTCCGCGACGACTATCGAAAGATCGAAGACTTTCAGGTATCGGGTGCCGCCGGCAAGATCCGGCAGATTGGAGACGGTAAGGCCGACGAGCACGTTGATCTGGAGGTCGTGCTCCATGCGGGTACGCACCAGAGCTACGTGCTCGATGGCTTTGTATCCTGGGCTAGCCAGTGCGGAGCCGAGGTACTGATTGACAAGGCGATCTATGTGCCCATGCTGACCTTTGTGCCGGTACGCATTGCGCGCAGTCAGATCGACGCGCTGGCCGAATACAGCTTTGTCCGCGTGGTTCGCCGCATCGCACCGTTGCGCGTGCACCGACCGGTGGTCGTCAGGGCAGCGACGGTCGAGCAGACTGTGTCCGTTCCATCGGAGGCGGCCATCAACAGCGACATGTCAGTCGCGTTGTTCGATGGTGGCATCGGGCATGACCGCCTGCAGAAGTGGGTCGATGAATACACCTGGCCCGATACCAAGGGCACGACGGCGAAGTTATTGATGCATGGCAATGCCGTGACCTCGACGGTGCTTTTTGGCGAGGCCTCGAGCAGCGAGGGCGAATTGCCTCGCCCCTATGCGAAAGTGCGTCACTATCGTGTGATCGGGAAAGCAAACGGCGGGGATCCGGATCTCTTCGATGTCCTGCATAAGATTGACTGGGTGCTCGTCAATGATCAACCTCAATTTGCCAATCTGAGTCTCGGGCCGTGTCTTCCGATTGATGACGATGATGTCCATGTCTGGACCACGCTGCTGGATCACCGGCTGTCGAACGGACGCACGTTCGCCACTGTCGCGGTCGGCAACGACGGCGACGATGCGGATCCGGCGATGTGCCGGGTTCAGCCGCCCAGCGACATGGTTAATGCCATCGGCGTCGGTGCCGCCAATTCGAGCGGAAATACCTGGGACCGGGCTGCTTACAGCTGCATCGGGCCGGGCAGAAGCCCGGGGCTCATGAAACCGGATGGGGTCGCCTTCGGTGGATCGGCGAGCGAGCCGTTCCATGTCTATGATCCCGGTCAGGAGGAAGTGATCGGCGTGGAGGGCACCAGTTTTGCAGCCCCGCATGTGCTCCGGGCGGCAATCGGGGTGGCGGCTTCCCTTGAGGCGCCGCTGTCCTCAACGGCGCTTCGTGCGCTGCTCATTCACCGCGCCGAGCAGCACCCCACATCGGGTGGACGGCAGGTGGGTTGGGGGCGCTTTGAGACGGATCCCGCCAGGCT
This genomic interval carries:
- a CDS encoding S8 family peptidase, translating into MTNKNLLIGYGETLVSPVTLKHGGGDKRYPYEFQAIRPRLSTLIDAAADQVGTANPATVPHGEAVVEVTLHPAFLAKSYFPRQLLNEFDLRHVGSKGRFIRPQVSLRKDPPEGGESAPVLFVAGTQSSLRALEGGLWSERLPAAFRDDYRKIEDFQVSGAAGKIRQIGDGKADEHVDLEVVLHAGTHQSYVLDGFVSWASQCGAEVLIDKAIYVPMLTFVPVRIARSQIDALAEYSFVRVVRRIAPLRVHRPVVVRAATVEQTVSVPSEAAINSDMSVALFDGGIGHDRLQKWVDEYTWPDTKGTTAKLLMHGNAVTSTVLFGEASSSEGELPRPYAKVRHYRVIGKANGGDPDLFDVLHKIDWVLVNDQPQFANLSLGPCLPIDDDDVHVWTTLLDHRLSNGRTFATVAVGNDGDDADPAMCRVQPPSDMVNAIGVGAANSSGNTWDRAAYSCIGPGRSPGLMKPDGVAFGGSASEPFHVYDPGQEEVIGVEGTSFAAPHVLRAAIGVAASLEAPLSSTALRALLIHRAEQHPTSGGRQVGWGRFETDPARLIRCADNEAMVIYQGVINPGQPVRAKIPFPDIPFNGKVTVQATFAFTTPTDPAHSLNYTKAGLTVVFRPVEAAKKTLPFFNQDSFDSEDDLRRDAQKWEACLSRMRRFNPSTLKDPVFDIEYLTREEGRAMPAKDQVPLPYVLVVTLSVAGTPEVYNSVLQKYKTLQPVKLATQVHIRT
- a CDS encoding AAA family ATPase, whose amino-acid sequence is MDQEIVDLVLGLAQNGVKGDQRAFQLRLRKIVSRLRQREPDLAGRLIGILSQGDAPTREVYHHQNDRDEEKPVQYIPERGEASRGGPSLAKDSVPGIPVDGDSRQLLISVTHPSEHATKQPTWNDGIAASVGQLIREWRQAEILRRSGLSPIRSVLLAGPPGVGKTMTATWVASELKLPLLTLDLSSVMSSFLGKTGNNIRTVLDYAKQFPCVLLLDEFDSIAKRRDDESDVGELKRLVTVLLQAVDGWPDSSLLIAATNHEELLDPAVWRRFELLLNFDLPSRDGVRDYLLASQIEPRLAAKLSELLQGQTYARLEKIVNAARKAAILDNVRFEDGLCKTVIEQLKDTLKLSDEKTLEIISLHLQGLTQREIAKRVGLAHSTVGRQIRSIFGDRDDE